In Eriocheir sinensis breed Jianghai 21 chromosome 3, ASM2467909v1, whole genome shotgun sequence, a genomic segment contains:
- the LOC127003198 gene encoding uncharacterized protein LOC127003198 — protein MVGEGGPTPPHTQAPHNSRHSPTPATFRRQSHPHANHTPTPSTPPRQSHPYANHTPTQATPQRQSPPHANHTSTQATPQRQSDPHANHTPTSITPPCQPHPQANHTPTPITHPRQPQAHANHSPTPFTAPRQSHPHANHTPTPITPQRHPHPNANHTPTPITPPRKPHHNANHTPTPITPPRHSLPHASHSPKPITPPPQSHPHASHSPTPITPPRQSHPHAKHPPTPITPHANHYPTPATHPPVTPHAHHTPTPARPPRQPHPTPIPPHANLTPRQSHPTPATPHANPTPTPITPHASHTPRQSHPHANHTPTLATPPRQSHPHANHTPTPITPHATPPPQTHPHANHTPTPATPQPTPHASHTPRQPHPTPATPHASHTPRQPHPTPATPTPATPHTSHPYASHTHTPATPPRQPHPYASHTPTPATPPRQPHPYASHTPTPATPPRQPHPHANHTPTPATPLRQPHPFASHTPTPATPPRQPHPYASHTPTPATLHASHTTLATHPRQPHPYASHPPTPATLPRQPHPCASHTPTPATPLRQPHPQASHTPTPATPLRQPHTHASHTPTPATPPRQPHPYASHTPTPTTPPGQSHPYASHTPTPATPLRQPYPHASHTPRPVTPSYQPHPHTSHTPTPITCVPFPDSCKKNAGRIIKIDLFLAFVNQTKAFDTVNRDLLWGVLSRCGCPPKFLALLRSLHDGMSARVSVGGEESAPFNRILGISRKDKVTHSDIYARTGCSNLEAIFYGRQLRWVRHTIRMPPSRLPHQVLYGELRTGKRSAGGQKKRFKDHFKTTLNKLNISRTQLETMAVTRSNWRAAVKEGTKP, from the exons ATGGTTGGGGAGGGAGGGC CCACACCTCCCCACACCCAAGCACCCCATAACTCCAGACACAGCCCCACGCCAGCCACATTCCGACGCCAATCACACCCCCACGCCAATCACACCCCAACGCCATCCACACCCCCACGCCAATCACACCCCTACGCCAATCACACCCCCACGCAAGCCACACCACAACGCCAATCACCCCCCCACGCCAATCACACCTCCACGCAAGCCACACCACAACGCCAATCAGACCCCCACGCCAATCACACCCCCACGTCAATCACACCCCCATGCCAGCCACACCCCCAAGCCAATCACACCCCCACACCAATCACACACCCACGCCAGCCACAGGCCCACGCCAATCACAGCCCCACGCCATTCACAGCCCCACGCCAGTCACACCCCCACGCCAATCACACCCCCACGCCAATCACACCCCAACGCCACCCACACCCCAACGCCAATCACACCCCCACGCCAATCACACCACCACGCAAGCCACACCACAACGCCAATCACACCCCCACGCCAATCACACCCCCACGTCATTCACTCCCCCATGCCAGCCACAGTCCCAAGCCAATCACTCCCCCACCCCAATCACACCCCCACGCCAGCCACAGTCCCACGCCAATCACACCCCCACGCCAATCACACCCCCACGCCAAGCACCCCCCCACGCCAATCACACCCCACGCCAATCACTACCCCACGCCAGCCACACACCCGCCAGTCACACCCCACGCCCATCACACTCCCACGCCAGCTAGACCCCCACGCCAGCCACACCCCACGCCAATTCCACCCCACGCCAATCTCACCCCACGCCAATCACACCCCACGCCAGCCACACCCCACGCCAATCCCACCCCCACGCCAATCACACCCCACGCCAGCCACACCCCACGCCAATCACACCCCCACGCCAATCACACCCCCACGCTAGCCACACCCCCACGCCAATCACACCCCCACGCCAATCACACCCCCACGCCAATCACACCCCACGCCACACCCCCACCCCAAACACACCCCCACGCCAATCACACCCCCACGCCAGCCACACCCCAAC CCACACCCCACGCCAGCCACACCCCACGCCAGCCACACCCCACGCCAGCCACACCCCACGCCAGCCACACCCCACGCCAGCCACACCCCACGCCAGCCACACCCACGCCAGCCACACCCCACACCAGCCACCCCTACGCCAGCCACACCCATACGCCAGCCACACCTCCACGCCAGCCACACCCCTACGCCAGCCACACCCCCACGCCAGCCACACCCCCACGCCAGCCACACCCCTACGCCAGCCACACACCCACGCCAGCCACACCCCCACGCCAGCCACACCCCCACGCCAATCACACCCCCACGCCAGCCACACCCCTACGCCAGCCACACCCCTTCGCCAGCCACACCCCTACGCCAGCCACACCCCCACGCCAGCCACACCCCTACGCCAGCCACACACCCACGCCAGCCACCCTCCACGCCAGCCACACCACGCTAGCCACACACCCACGCCAGCCACACCCCTACGCCAGCCACCCCCCCACACCAGCCACACTCCCACGTCAACCACACCCCTGCGCCAGCCACACCCCCACGCCGGCCACACCCCTACGCCAGCCACACCCCCAGGCCAGTCACACTCCTACGCCAGCCACACCCCTACGCCAGCCACACACCCACGCCAGCCACACCCCCACGCCAGCCACACCCCCACGCCAGCCACACCCCTACGCCAGCCACACCCCCACGCCAACCACACCCCCAGGCCAGTCACACCCCTACGCCAGCCACACCCCCACGCCGGCCACACCCCTACGCCAGCCATACCCGCACGCCAGCCACACCCCCAGGCCAGTCACGCCCTCATACCAGCCACACCCCCACACCAGCCACACCCCTACGCCTATTACGTGCGTGCCCTTT CCAGACAGTTGCAAGAAAAATGCAGGGAGAATCATAAAGATCGATCTCTTCCTGGCCTTCGTAAATCAGACCAAGGCCTTTGACACCGTAAACAGGGACCTCCTCTGGGGCGTCCTCTCCAGATGCGGCTGTCCTCCAAAGTTCCTCGCACTGCTGCGGTCGCTCCACGATGGGATGTCGGCGCGGGTTTCCGTCGGAGGTGAAGAATCTGCACCATTCAAC CGCATATTGGGAATATCCAGGAAGGACAAAGTGACGCACTCCGACATCTACGCGCGCACCGGCTGCAGCAATCTGGAGGCCATTTTCTATGGCCGTCAGCTGCGGTGGGTACGCCACACAATTCGGATGCCTCCCAGCCGTCTCCCACACCAAGTGCTCTATGGAGAGCTAAGGACGGGGAAGCGGAGCGCAGGGGGGCAGAAGAAAAGGTTCAAGGACCACTTCAAAACCACACTAAATAAACTTAATATCTCACGAACCCAACTTGAGACCATGGCTGTCACCCGATCAAACTGGCGTGCTGCTGTCAAGGAGGGGACGAAGCCTTGA